The DNA segment CTGGCCCGTACTCGATGAGCTCCTTAGCCCTAACCGCCTTCTTAACCTCCTCCGTCAGCTCCTGGGTTTCGGGTATCTCCTGCTCCATAAGGCTTTCGAGTATCTCCTTGGCCCTCTCGATTATGTACTTCCTCTTGGTGGCCCTAACGTCCTCTATGCGGAGAACCTTTATCTTGGCCTCAGCGGGACCAACGCGGTCGATAGTCTCCAGAGCAGCAGCCAAAATCGCCGTTTCGACTCTGTCAAGGCTTGATGGGACTGTTATCGTTCCGTAGGTCTTTCCGGCCTTCGTGTGAACTTCAACCCTTATCCTTCCAATCCTTCCAGTTTTCTGAAGTTCCCTAAGATCGAGATCGTCACCCAGAAGGCCCTCAGTTTGACCAAAAATAGCACCAACGACGTCGGGCCTTTCAACAATTCCGTTTGCCTCAAACTCGGCATAGATTACGTACTTCGTGGTTCCAAATTCGTCTTTGGCTGACATACCACCACCCTCTTTCCGTTTTTCAAACTTCTGCTTTTCAGCCAAAATGTGGTGAAGCACTGTCTTCTTCCTCTTCATCGAATCCCCTCCATCAGGGGGTCAGAAACGGAGACGACCTTGAGGTACAGGCCGTAGAAGTCTTCAATCCCTTTGATGTCCTTCTTTGCTATTCTCTTAAGCTCTCTGCGCGTTTCTGAATCGACCCTGCAGGGATAGCCCTCCAGATACCGGAGGAGCTTCCTCGCGAGCTCTTCGCCCTTTCTGTCGAAGTCAGTAAGTATCATGACCTCTTTATACGATGACGCGATGAGCGCGACTTCCGTTAGCGGGAGGCGTGAGAGCCTTATTATCTCCGCCCTGACCCCCAGATTCCTCAGAGCCACCTCGTCTCGCGGGCCCTCCACGATGAGGGCTCCCTCAAACTCTCGCAGTTTATCTATAAGCTCCAGGAATCTTTTATAGTTTTCGGCGTACATATTGCCGTCGGTTAGGTAAAGAAAGAATGGGGTTATAAGCTTATTGGAGGATTTTTGACGTCTTTTTGTCTACATCAGCACACGTTGCGCACGGGAACCGTGTGGCTCATGGGCTCCTCATAGAACTCCTCAATGAGCTTCTGGAGCTTTCTTGAGAGCTCAACCTGCTTGCCCCAGGAACCCTCTATCTTGCCCTTCGCTGCCATCCTGCCCAGAAACTTCTTCATCTCCTCGCTCAGAGGTGAAGGCTTACATTTCGCCCAGGGTGTTCCCGGGAGCGGCATGAAGTAGTGCGCCCTGACCTTACCTCCTTTTCTCATAATCCACCTCATCAGTTCGATGCTTTTGAGCTGGCTCTCCTCGCTCTCGTTCGGTATGCCGACGATGAAGTCGACGACAGGCTCAAAACCGTACTCAAGCATGTATTCCACCGCCCGCTGGACGTGCTCCACCCTGTGAACCCTGTGCATTGCTCTCAGCATCGCGTCGTCACCGCTCTGGGCACCTATCGCCAAACGTTTGTTGTCGGCATAATCAATCAGGAGCTCTAAAGTCTCTGGGAGGACGAACTCCGGTCGGACCTCACTGGGAAACGTGCCGTAGAAAAGCCTTCGGCCTTCCTTCCTTAGGGGCTGAAGGGCCTTGAGAAGGGCCTCAAGCTTGTTGATTTTGAGTATCGCCCCAGGGCTTCCGTAAGCAAATGCATTTGGCGTTATGTAGCGCATGTCCTTCATCCTGCGGGAGTATTTTACAATCTGGTCTATCGGCCTGTGCCTCATCCGGAGCCCCTTGATGTAAGGTGTCTGGCAGTAGTAACAGCCGAAGGGACAGCCGCGGGTTATCTCTATGGGGGATATCAGACGGACGCTTTCCGGGTACGGTGGAAA comes from the Thermococcus thioreducens genome and includes:
- a CDS encoding toprim domain-containing protein — protein: MYAENYKRFLELIDKLREFEGALIVEGPRDEVALRNLGVRAEIIRLSRLPLTEVALIASSYKEVMILTDFDRKGEELARKLLRYLEGYPCRVDSETRRELKRIAKKDIKGIEDFYGLYLKVVSVSDPLMEGIR
- a CDS encoding TIGR04013 family B12-binding domain/radical SAM domain-containing protein, with the protein product MPEIAIRMTKRNHNAFVHLLGALESQGFDLGELLITKDFNEILKARPKVVFYSFFTEEIWGGLPQEVRLLKERGALLIAGGYHAIAMPKHTLNQLGFDIAAIGEGEEVLYQLLTVLKRTGYRITGELLDIRGLAFYLNGEFIFTGFARVEDFWRFPPYPESVRLISPIEITRGCPFGCYYCQTPYIKGLRMRHRPIDQIVKYSRRMKDMRYITPNAFAYGSPGAILKINKLEALLKALQPLRKEGRRLFYGTFPSEVRPEFVLPETLELLIDYADNKRLAIGAQSGDDAMLRAMHRVHRVEHVQRAVEYMLEYGFEPVVDFIVGIPNESEESQLKSIELMRWIMRKGGKVRAHYFMPLPGTPWAKCKPSPLSEEMKKFLGRMAAKGKIEGSWGKQVELSRKLQKLIEEFYEEPMSHTVPVRNVC